The following proteins are co-located in the Micromonospora coriariae genome:
- a CDS encoding helix-turn-helix domain-containing protein, translating into MRQRPRGDSRGILDPSRLLREVHFRRHLPAESLRPWVEHYWLIDWALSAPFEQRIVPHPAVNVVFRRDGDGPEAGEVAGVGRKLFRITLTGTGQVCGVQFRPGGFHPFWRRPVAELTGRRLPLPAGRLAPPDDPVCAGTDDERRHALDALLTAWAPEPDPAVEDAVRLAEAIRTDRTVLRVDHFAARHDLPVRRLQRLFTEYVGVGPKWVIRRYRLQEAVEQAAGGPLNWAGLAADLGYSDQAHLVRDFTAVAGVSPAAYARSVH; encoded by the coding sequence ATGCGACAGCGACCGCGTGGCGACAGCCGGGGCATCCTGGACCCGAGCCGGTTGCTGCGCGAGGTTCACTTCCGGCGGCACCTGCCGGCCGAGTCGCTACGCCCGTGGGTCGAGCACTACTGGCTGATCGACTGGGCGTTGAGCGCACCGTTCGAGCAGCGGATCGTCCCGCACCCGGCGGTCAACGTGGTGTTCCGGCGCGACGGCGACGGGCCGGAGGCCGGTGAGGTGGCCGGGGTGGGCCGCAAGCTGTTCCGAATCACGCTCACCGGCACCGGCCAGGTCTGCGGGGTCCAGTTCCGGCCCGGCGGCTTCCACCCGTTCTGGCGTCGGCCGGTCGCCGAGCTGACCGGCCGCCGGCTGCCGCTGCCCGCCGGCCGGCTGGCCCCGCCCGACGACCCGGTGTGCGCGGGCACCGACGATGAGCGCCGCCACGCGTTGGATGCCCTGCTCACCGCCTGGGCGCCCGAGCCGGACCCGGCAGTGGAGGATGCCGTCCGGCTGGCCGAGGCGATCCGGACCGACCGGACGGTGCTGCGGGTCGACCACTTCGCCGCGCGCCACGACCTCCCGGTCCGCCGGCTGCAAAGGCTGTTCACCGAGTACGTGGGGGTCGGCCCGAAGTGGGTGATCCGCCGTTACCGCCTCCAGGAGGCCGTCGAGCAGGCCGCCGGAGGCCCGCTGAACTGGGCGGGCCTCGCCGCCGACCTCGGCTACAGCGACCAGGCCCACCTGGTCCGTGACTTCACGGCCGTCGCCGGGGTGTCACCCGCCGCGTACGCGCGATCGGTCCACTGA
- a CDS encoding ATP-binding protein yields the protein MTAGLDLGHPQAQAIRGDEDVVRVRQLVRAVAVAVKLSLVDQTKVVTAASELARNTLVYGGGGTVEVTTVENGRRRGLRIVFVDSGPGIPDLDLAFTDGYTTGGGLGLGLSGARRLVDEFQIETSAETGTRITVTKWSR from the coding sequence GTGACCGCGGGCCTCGACCTGGGTCACCCGCAGGCGCAGGCGATCCGGGGTGACGAGGACGTGGTGCGCGTCCGGCAACTGGTCCGCGCCGTGGCGGTGGCCGTCAAGCTCTCCCTGGTCGACCAGACCAAGGTGGTCACCGCGGCGAGCGAGCTGGCCCGCAACACACTGGTGTACGGCGGCGGCGGCACGGTGGAGGTGACGACCGTGGAGAACGGGCGGCGCCGCGGGCTCCGGATCGTCTTCGTCGACTCCGGGCCCGGCATCCCCGACCTCGACCTGGCCTTCACCGACGGGTACACCACCGGTGGGGGGCTCGGGCTCGGTCTCAGCGGCGCGCGGCGACTCGTCGACGAGTTCCAGATCGAGACATCGGCCGAGACCGGCACCCGCATCACGGTCACCAAGTGGTCCCGTTGA
- a CDS encoding PadR family transcriptional regulator, which translates to MSTPHVLLGLLAGGSRHGYELKRAHDERLPRARPLAFGQVYATLGRLQRDGLVAAAGQDRAAGPDRTAYALTGEGRATLDRWLSTVEPPMPYVASTLFAKVVVALLVADVDRARSYLIAQRAAHTARLRELTAVKADPAATLSDVVAADFALAHLDADLRWLHTTLDRVADWHREVHP; encoded by the coding sequence GTGTCCACGCCGCACGTTCTGCTCGGGTTGCTCGCCGGTGGCAGCCGGCACGGCTACGAGCTCAAGCGTGCGCACGACGAGCGGCTGCCCCGGGCTCGGCCGCTGGCCTTCGGGCAGGTCTACGCCACTCTCGGTCGTCTGCAACGCGACGGCCTGGTGGCCGCCGCCGGTCAGGACCGTGCGGCCGGGCCCGACCGCACGGCGTACGCGCTGACCGGTGAGGGTCGGGCCACGCTCGACCGGTGGCTGTCCACCGTGGAGCCCCCGATGCCGTATGTGGCCAGCACGCTCTTCGCCAAGGTCGTGGTGGCGCTGCTGGTAGCCGACGTCGACCGGGCCCGGTCCTACCTGATCGCCCAGCGCGCCGCGCACACCGCGCGGCTGCGTGAGCTGACCGCCGTCAAGGCCGACCCGGCAGCCACCCTCAGCGACGTGGTCGCGGCCGACTTCGCGCTCGCCCACCTCGACGCGGACCTGCGGTGGCTGCACACCACGCTGGATCGGGTCGCCGACTGGCACCGGGAGGTGCATCCGTGA
- a CDS encoding FtsX-like permease family protein, producing MRPATLVRLALAGTRTDTARVVLTALSALLATLAGLAALTVLAIDKPVGDAWAESEQYRNELLREPGLRGGTAFALLLLTVPVLALAGQCARLGAPSRDRRLAALRLAGATPGQVTRLAVLETGLASLIGTVVGLGVYLAGRELLHRPDAQGQLALPTDVLPSAGALAAVVLGLPVVAALATALMLRRVTTSPLGVTRKAARERGPRPWAGLLIGLGLASFAAVRPVLYRFDGNDEVLSWLVPLLFLAGGLAAMIGVVIGTGWISYTCGRLLRRHARRPPALLAAGRLMSDPWAGSRTFAALLAALIFGAGAAALRAYFVAQDALDREQNLRDGVDAGADSFYLSTMNLVDSAVALAVLIAAGGLIVALVEGIVSRRRAYAALVATGVPRATLSRSVAWQALTPAVPAIVLALGVGTLLGRGLFPKATIGMSSSEVCDATAALCDDPATRQQYVRIVETAGAERVPDVPLEQLAWLGGTALAAVLLTVGVGLLFLRASTAVDELRTT from the coding sequence GTGAGGCCGGCGACGCTGGTCCGGCTCGCGCTGGCCGGCACCCGCACCGACACCGCCCGGGTGGTGCTCACCGCGCTCAGCGCCCTGCTGGCGACCCTGGCCGGTCTGGCGGCGCTCACCGTGCTGGCCATCGACAAGCCCGTCGGTGACGCGTGGGCGGAGTCCGAGCAGTACCGCAATGAGCTGCTGCGGGAGCCTGGGCTGCGCGGCGGCACCGCGTTCGCGTTGCTGCTGCTGACCGTCCCGGTGCTGGCACTGGCCGGCCAGTGCGCCCGGCTCGGCGCGCCGAGCCGGGACCGGCGGCTCGCCGCACTCCGGCTGGCCGGCGCCACCCCCGGCCAGGTCACCCGGCTGGCGGTGCTGGAGACCGGGCTGGCCAGCCTGATCGGGACCGTCGTCGGGCTGGGCGTCTACCTGGCCGGCCGGGAGCTGCTGCACCGGCCGGATGCGCAGGGGCAACTCGCCCTGCCGACCGACGTGCTGCCGTCGGCCGGGGCGCTGGCCGCGGTGGTGCTCGGTCTGCCGGTGGTAGCGGCGCTGGCCACCGCCCTGATGCTGCGCAGGGTCACCACCAGCCCGCTCGGAGTGACCCGCAAGGCCGCGAGGGAACGCGGACCACGCCCCTGGGCGGGGCTGCTGATCGGGCTGGGGCTGGCGTCCTTCGCGGCGGTCCGGCCGGTGCTGTACCGCTTCGACGGCAACGATGAGGTGCTGAGCTGGCTGGTGCCGCTGCTGTTCCTGGCAGGTGGCCTCGCGGCGATGATCGGGGTGGTGATCGGCACCGGCTGGATCTCGTACACCTGCGGCCGGCTGCTGCGCCGGCACGCCCGCCGTCCGCCGGCGCTGCTCGCCGCGGGCCGGCTGATGTCCGACCCCTGGGCGGGCAGCCGTACGTTCGCCGCGCTGCTGGCCGCTCTGATCTTCGGTGCCGGCGCGGCCGCGCTGCGCGCCTACTTCGTGGCGCAGGACGCACTCGACCGGGAACAGAACCTGCGCGACGGAGTCGACGCGGGTGCCGACTCGTTCTACCTGTCCACCATGAATCTGGTCGACTCGGCGGTCGCGCTGGCCGTGCTGATCGCCGCCGGAGGGCTGATCGTCGCGCTCGTGGAGGGGATCGTGTCCCGCCGCCGGGCCTACGCCGCCCTGGTCGCCACCGGCGTACCTCGAGCCACCCTGAGCCGCTCCGTCGCCTGGCAGGCGCTGACTCCCGCCGTGCCGGCGATCGTGCTCGCCCTCGGCGTCGGCACGCTGCTCGGCCGCGGGCTTTTCCCGAAGGCGACGATCGGCATGTCGTCGTCCGAGGTCTGTGACGCCACGGCGGCACTCTGCGACGATCCGGCGACCCGGCAGCAGTACGTCCGGATCGTGGAGACCGCCGGGGCCGAGCGGGTTCCGGACGTACCGCTGGAGCAGCTGGCCTGGCTGGGCGGCACCGCGCTGGCCGCTGTGCTGTTGACGGTCGGGGTCGGCCTGCTCTTCCTGCGCGCCAGCACGGCGGTGGACGAGCTGCGTACGACCTGA
- a CDS encoding ABC transporter ATP-binding protein, producing the protein MTQLQARGVVRAYGPTPALRGVTLDVTEGEIVAVTGPSGCGKSTLLHCLAGILRPDAGEVTWRGHRIDTLSEAARSRLRRTEFGVLFQFGQLVAELTAAENVALPLLLAGTGRREARTAALTWLERFGVAELADLRPGEMSGGQQQRCATARALVTEPRVLFADEPTGALDTLTGEQVLTQLVRLAREQRTAVVLVTHEPRIAAYADREIVLRDGLVDHSGLGLDVPLAGGSR; encoded by the coding sequence GTGACGCAACTCCAGGCTCGCGGCGTGGTTCGGGCGTACGGCCCGACGCCCGCCCTGCGCGGCGTGACGCTCGACGTGACCGAGGGCGAGATCGTCGCCGTCACCGGCCCGAGCGGCTGCGGCAAGTCGACCCTGCTGCACTGTCTGGCCGGGATCCTGCGGCCCGACGCCGGCGAGGTCACCTGGCGCGGCCACCGGATCGACACCTTGTCGGAGGCTGCCCGGTCCCGGCTGCGGCGCACCGAGTTCGGTGTGCTGTTCCAGTTCGGCCAGCTGGTGGCCGAACTGACGGCGGCGGAGAACGTCGCCCTGCCCCTGCTCCTCGCCGGCACGGGGCGGCGAGAGGCACGGACGGCGGCGCTCACCTGGCTGGAGCGGTTCGGGGTGGCCGAGCTGGCCGACCTTCGGCCCGGCGAGATGTCCGGCGGGCAGCAGCAGCGCTGCGCCACCGCGCGGGCCCTCGTCACCGAGCCCCGGGTGCTCTTCGCGGACGAGCCGACCGGCGCGCTGGACACCCTCACCGGCGAGCAGGTGCTCACCCAGCTGGTCCGGCTCGCCCGCGAGCAGCGCACCGCCGTCGTGCTGGTCACCCACGAGCCGCGGATCGCCGCGTACGCCGATCGGGAGATCGTGTTGCGCGACGGCCTGGTCGACCACAGCGGCCTGGGGCTCGACGTGCCGCTGGCCGGCGGCTCCCGGTGA
- a CDS encoding STAS domain-containing protein, with translation MSLTVHTEQRGDVVVVSVAGELDMATAPQLQDQITDLLDKGRNRLVFDLADVSFCDSTGLSVFVRAKNSCDESGGVVRLAAPQRGVLRILEVSGLVEVLQTYPTVDQAVAGDSTPASS, from the coding sequence ATGTCCTTGACGGTGCACACGGAACAGCGCGGCGACGTGGTCGTCGTGTCGGTCGCGGGCGAGCTGGACATGGCGACCGCACCCCAGTTGCAGGACCAGATCACCGACCTGCTCGACAAGGGCCGCAACCGGCTGGTGTTCGATCTGGCGGACGTCTCGTTCTGCGACTCGACAGGTCTGTCGGTCTTCGTCCGCGCCAAGAACAGCTGCGACGAGTCCGGCGGCGTGGTGCGGCTGGCCGCCCCGCAGCGGGGGGTGCTACGCATCCTCGAGGTGAGCGGTCTGGTCGAGGTGCTGCAGACCTACCCGACGGTGGATCAGGCCGTCGCCGGCGACTCGACGCCCGCCTCCTCCTGA
- a CDS encoding superantigen-like protein SSL4: MHNQPGGAPPVFVDGTGRRRRLTVVAGTAMALGLLTSLGLIAAGLFLDTSVPLPGWSDDPRAPRPVEVGVDAINQPRVADPPSTSSVTGTSTPLPSPTPTAGARRSGPPARVAPTATDQPGQSDQHRNTAKPSRPPGKPR; this comes from the coding sequence ATGCACAATCAACCGGGCGGCGCTCCGCCGGTGTTCGTCGATGGGACCGGTCGGCGTCGCCGCCTGACCGTCGTCGCCGGGACCGCGATGGCTCTCGGCCTGCTCACCAGCCTCGGGCTCATCGCTGCCGGGCTGTTCCTGGACACCTCGGTGCCGCTGCCCGGCTGGTCCGACGACCCTCGTGCGCCACGGCCGGTGGAGGTCGGCGTGGACGCGATCAACCAGCCGCGGGTGGCCGACCCGCCGTCGACCTCTTCGGTGACCGGCACGTCGACCCCTCTGCCGAGCCCCACCCCGACCGCTGGTGCCCGGCGTTCCGGCCCGCCGGCCAGGGTGGCCCCGACCGCCACCGACCAGCCGGGCCAGAGCGACCAGCATCGCAACACCGCGAAGCCGAGCAGGCCACCCGGTAAGCCCCGGTGA
- a CDS encoding SpoIIE family protein phosphatase, which produces MVPLNEDAVTDSGIWFRVEAGSTASAVRRAAERLGEQVQLGQPRIADLAIVAAELTSNLVKHADEGVVLLRPVRRAGQAGVELLAIDSGPGMADLSVSSQDGHSTSGTLGIGLGAIVRQASWFDGYSVPGRGTVLAVQVWPAEPARPSWAGALTRPLTGETVCGDGYAVRVVDGRHQVLVSDGLGHGPLAAAATEAALAAFRDAPAGPPATVVSHLHGSMAYTRGAALAVAELSPEAGLLHYAGLGNIAGVVVEGDGQRRGLVSLPGIAGHQRPTVRGYDYPFGPGARLVMHSDGVVDRWRLTDYPGLAERSPLVMAATLLRDAGVRRDDACVLVARSWA; this is translated from the coding sequence GTGGTCCCGTTGAACGAGGACGCGGTCACCGACAGCGGCATCTGGTTCCGGGTCGAGGCCGGCAGCACGGCCAGCGCCGTCCGGCGCGCCGCCGAGCGCCTCGGCGAGCAGGTGCAGCTGGGTCAGCCGCGCATCGCCGACCTGGCCATCGTCGCCGCGGAGCTGACCAGCAACCTGGTCAAGCACGCCGACGAAGGTGTCGTGCTGCTCCGGCCGGTACGCCGGGCCGGGCAGGCCGGCGTGGAGCTGCTGGCCATCGACTCCGGGCCCGGCATGGCTGACCTGAGCGTCTCCTCCCAGGACGGGCACTCCACCAGCGGCACGCTCGGCATCGGTCTGGGCGCCATCGTCCGACAGGCGAGCTGGTTCGACGGATACTCGGTGCCCGGCCGCGGCACAGTCCTCGCCGTGCAGGTCTGGCCGGCCGAGCCGGCCCGGCCGTCCTGGGCTGGCGCCCTCACCCGGCCGCTGACCGGCGAGACGGTCTGCGGTGACGGGTACGCCGTCCGGGTCGTCGACGGCCGGCACCAGGTGCTGGTCAGCGACGGCCTGGGGCACGGCCCGTTGGCCGCCGCCGCCACCGAGGCGGCGCTGGCCGCGTTCCGCGACGCGCCGGCCGGCCCGCCGGCAACTGTCGTCAGCCACCTGCACGGGTCGATGGCGTACACCCGCGGCGCGGCGCTGGCGGTCGCCGAGCTGTCGCCGGAAGCCGGGTTGCTGCACTACGCCGGGCTGGGCAACATCGCCGGCGTGGTGGTCGAGGGCGACGGCCAGCGCCGGGGGCTGGTGTCGCTGCCCGGCATCGCCGGGCACCAGCGGCCGACGGTCCGGGGGTACGACTACCCGTTCGGCCCGGGCGCACGGCTGGTGATGCACAGCGACGGAGTGGTCGACCGCTGGCGGTTGACCGACTACCCCGGCCTGGCCGAGCGGTCCCCGCTGGTGATGGCGGCGACACTGCTGCGCGACGCCGGCGTGCGGCGCGACGACGCCTGCGTGCTGGTCGCGAGGTCCTGGGCGTGA
- a CDS encoding STAS domain-containing protein: MERVPILKIGDILLVSIQLDMSDQTAIQLQEDLAERIVATGCHGVIIDITALDIVDSFVGRMLSTIASISKVLDAETVVVGMRPAVAITLVELGLSLNGIRTALNVERGMELIAAARADELDHQLDDDPDAETATP; the protein is encoded by the coding sequence ATGGAACGCGTGCCGATCCTCAAGATCGGCGACATCCTGCTCGTCTCCATCCAGCTCGACATGTCCGACCAGACCGCGATTCAGCTCCAGGAGGACCTCGCCGAGCGGATCGTCGCCACCGGCTGCCACGGCGTCATCATCGACATCACAGCGCTGGACATCGTCGACTCCTTCGTCGGGCGGATGCTCTCCACCATCGCGTCGATCTCCAAGGTCCTCGACGCGGAGACGGTGGTGGTCGGGATGCGCCCCGCCGTCGCCATCACCCTGGTCGAACTCGGGCTGTCGCTGAACGGCATCCGTACCGCGCTGAACGTCGAGCGCGGCATGGAGCTGATCGCGGCGGCCCGCGCCGACGAGCTCGACCACCAGCTCGACGACGATCCGGACGCCGAGACGGCCACGCCGTGA
- a CDS encoding STAS domain-containing protein has protein sequence MALSAEESGRLAALLGGHAERVTQQWTEIVSGSLRGRLSQAELRRQVQDLHTAIVAAGEHGAIDLSSENAAELRAALSDLSRGRARQGFSATETAISVFALKEVLVGLVEEAGGDNALGDYVAFSGLVDELGLFTFESFVRTRESLIADQAEQLLELSTPVVKLWEGVVAVPLVGTLDSARAQVVMERLLQTLVDTSSPYAIIDITGVPAVDTQVAQHILKTVVAARLMGADCIISGIRPQIAQTIVALGIEFGDIATKASLADALRHVLRLNGVETARRQPRRDA, from the coding sequence ATGGCGTTGAGCGCCGAGGAAAGTGGTCGGCTCGCCGCGCTGCTCGGCGGGCACGCCGAGCGGGTCACGCAGCAGTGGACCGAGATCGTCTCCGGTTCGTTGCGCGGCCGGTTGAGCCAGGCCGAGCTGCGCCGGCAGGTCCAGGATCTGCACACCGCCATCGTCGCCGCCGGCGAGCACGGCGCCATCGACCTGTCCTCCGAGAACGCCGCCGAGTTGCGCGCCGCGCTTTCCGACCTGTCCCGCGGCCGGGCCCGGCAGGGCTTCTCCGCCACGGAGACCGCGATCAGCGTCTTCGCGCTCAAGGAGGTGCTGGTCGGGCTCGTGGAGGAGGCCGGCGGGGACAACGCGCTGGGCGACTACGTCGCCTTCTCCGGTCTGGTCGACGAGCTGGGCCTGTTCACCTTCGAGAGCTTCGTCCGCACCCGGGAGAGCCTGATCGCCGACCAGGCCGAGCAGCTGCTCGAGCTCTCCACGCCGGTGGTCAAGCTCTGGGAGGGCGTGGTCGCCGTTCCGCTGGTCGGCACCCTGGACTCGGCCCGGGCCCAGGTGGTCATGGAGCGGCTGCTGCAGACCCTGGTCGACACCAGCTCCCCGTACGCGATCATCGACATCACCGGCGTCCCGGCGGTCGACACCCAGGTCGCCCAGCACATCCTGAAGACCGTGGTGGCCGCTCGTCTGATGGGCGCCGACTGCATCATCTCCGGCATCCGTCCGCAGATCGCGCAGACCATCGTCGCGCTCGGGATCGAGTTCGGTGACATCGCCACCAAGGCGAGCCTCGCCGACGCGTTGCGCCACGTGCTGCGACTCAACGGGGTGGAGACCGCCCGCCGTCAGCCGCGCCGGGACGCCTGA
- a CDS encoding TIGR03086 family metal-binding protein, whose amino-acid sequence MATNISDLLAAAAPRTVDVVRGIADDQLHLPTPCRDYVVRDLVNHLFEVVVNFQALAVKGSVEWSEKPDHLADGWRDRFETETRRLTAAWSDPSTLEGVSPGMGMPQSVVGGMALLDLTVHGWDLAVATGQAYQPAPEAVAELHNLVEQLGPTARKMGVFADPVPTPTPTDLPDLDHLLAQTGRTPTWP is encoded by the coding sequence ATGGCCACTAACATTAGCGATCTGCTGGCGGCTGCCGCGCCGCGAACCGTCGATGTTGTGCGCGGCATCGCCGATGACCAGCTCCACCTGCCCACGCCGTGCCGCGACTACGTCGTACGGGACCTGGTCAACCACCTGTTCGAGGTGGTGGTGAACTTCCAGGCGCTGGCCGTGAAGGGGTCGGTGGAGTGGTCCGAGAAGCCCGACCATCTCGCCGATGGCTGGCGGGACCGGTTCGAGACGGAGACCCGCCGGCTGACCGCCGCCTGGTCGGACCCGTCCACGCTGGAGGGCGTGTCGCCCGGCATGGGCATGCCGCAGAGCGTCGTCGGCGGCATGGCGCTGCTTGACCTGACAGTGCACGGCTGGGACCTCGCCGTCGCCACCGGCCAGGCGTACCAGCCGGCCCCCGAGGCGGTGGCCGAGCTGCACAACCTGGTCGAGCAGTTGGGCCCGACCGCCCGCAAGATGGGCGTCTTCGCCGACCCGGTACCCACCCCCACCCCCACGGACCTGCCAGACCTGGACCACCTCCTGGCCCAGACCGGCCGCACCCCCACCTGGCCCTGA
- a CDS encoding SpoIIE family protein phosphatase — protein sequence MDGGPATVLVVDDSRTKRYLLVSWLTRAGFTVLEAENGAEALARVEVDRIDLVVLDVRLPDVSGYEVCERIKAAHPAMPVIHVSAHAVDVADRAQGLTRGADAYLTEPIEPEELIATARAVLRYYQARQRAELLAERLLGLADTTVAVHAAPTFTRLLGAAAAGAAQIFKSPAAVIAETFEGDCLAGICTGPGAEASVVPWVVDDTGVPTGATVRVEAPASWGLLDWPADDSVTVAAARLREDRAPLYVVVPTATQTARTPVLVQLAQAVAAAVEAQRSFDEEHRIAVTLQRSLLPRRLPDVAGLDLAVLYEPASAQTEVGGDFYELVMLDGHLLLAIGDVAGHSLHAATVMAELRHAVRAYAVEGHQPGEILHRVNELMRTLLPNELATLCVLLLHPPSGRVRLASAGHLPPVLSLDGKVEFVQHSAPLLGVRAPRPADLEFVLPPGATLVFYTDGLIERRDATIDEGLAALAASSRTVDADLERFCARLLVELAPPEIQDDVAVIVLRRH from the coding sequence GTGGACGGCGGGCCGGCGACCGTCCTGGTGGTCGATGACAGTCGTACAAAGCGTTACCTGCTGGTCAGCTGGCTGACCCGGGCCGGGTTCACAGTGCTGGAGGCGGAGAACGGCGCCGAGGCGCTGGCGCGGGTCGAGGTGGACCGGATCGACCTGGTGGTGCTCGACGTCCGGCTGCCCGACGTGAGCGGCTACGAGGTCTGCGAACGGATCAAGGCCGCGCACCCGGCGATGCCGGTGATCCACGTGTCGGCGCACGCCGTGGACGTCGCCGACCGCGCCCAGGGATTGACCCGGGGTGCGGACGCCTACCTGACGGAGCCGATCGAGCCGGAGGAGCTGATCGCCACCGCCCGGGCGGTGCTGCGCTACTACCAGGCCCGGCAGCGCGCCGAACTGCTCGCCGAGCGGCTGCTCGGGCTGGCCGACACGACTGTGGCGGTGCACGCCGCGCCGACCTTCACGCGGCTGCTGGGAGCCGCCGCGGCGGGTGCCGCGCAGATCTTCAAGAGCCCGGCGGCGGTGATCGCCGAGACGTTCGAAGGCGACTGCCTCGCCGGAATCTGCACGGGGCCCGGCGCCGAGGCCAGCGTGGTGCCGTGGGTCGTCGACGACACCGGGGTGCCCACCGGCGCCACCGTCCGGGTGGAGGCCCCGGCGAGTTGGGGGCTGCTCGACTGGCCGGCGGACGACTCGGTGACCGTGGCCGCCGCCCGGCTGCGCGAGGACCGCGCCCCGCTGTACGTGGTGGTGCCGACCGCCACCCAGACCGCCCGGACCCCGGTGCTCGTGCAGCTCGCACAGGCCGTGGCGGCGGCGGTGGAGGCGCAGCGCTCGTTCGACGAGGAGCACCGGATCGCGGTGACCCTGCAGCGCAGCCTGCTCCCACGCCGGCTGCCCGACGTGGCCGGGCTGGACCTGGCGGTGCTCTACGAGCCGGCCAGTGCCCAGACCGAGGTGGGCGGTGACTTCTACGAGCTGGTGATGCTCGACGGGCACCTGTTGCTGGCGATCGGCGACGTGGCCGGCCACTCGCTGCACGCGGCGACCGTCATGGCCGAGCTGCGACACGCGGTGCGGGCGTACGCGGTCGAGGGACACCAGCCCGGCGAGATCCTGCACCGGGTCAACGAGCTGATGCGGACCCTGCTGCCGAACGAGCTGGCCACCCTCTGCGTGCTGTTGCTGCACCCGCCGAGCGGGCGGGTCCGGCTGGCCAGCGCCGGTCACCTGCCGCCGGTGCTCAGCCTGGACGGCAAGGTCGAGTTCGTGCAGCACTCGGCGCCGCTGCTCGGCGTCCGCGCGCCCCGTCCGGCGGACCTGGAGTTCGTACTGCCGCCCGGAGCCACGCTGGTGTTCTACACCGACGGGCTGATCGAGCGTCGGGACGCCACCATCGACGAGGGGCTGGCCGCGCTCGCCGCGTCGTCCAGGACGGTGGACGCCGACCTGGAGCGGTTCTGCGCCCGGCTGCTGGTGGAGCTGGCCCCACCGGAGATCCAGGACGACGTTGCCGTGATCGTGCTGCGCCGCCACTGA
- a CDS encoding sensor histidine kinase, translating to MTGEPTALPLLQIALRVEQDIFVIRQRGREVAAVVGLEHQDQIRIATALSEVARDLLHAVGGADVSFHLDAGVDGRFHLRTDLAPVAPLPDGRYEPQSGAVSRLVDTLSVSSVQGATVVRMSRRVPVNAPTPTPERLAEFRAELGRTAPASALDELTVQNGQLIAALDEVRSQRDELAVLNEELAETNRGVLALYNQLTEELEETNRGVVALYAELDEKSAQLRAASESKSRFLANVSHELRAPVTAIIGLGRLLADSSSDPLTAEQARQVGLIRSSAADLLTLVNELLDLAKAESGRIEPDWAEVDLRPVFGQLRGTLRALATRPEVELVVEEPPAPAVLRTDEVLLGQVLRNLLHNGLKFTERGEVRLRARQHDDRWSFTVSDTGPGIAPELHERIFEEFYQVPGATRVGGTGLGLPYARRLVTLLGGTLELTSEPGRGSTFTVSLPVGGV from the coding sequence GTGACCGGGGAGCCGACAGCGCTGCCGCTGCTCCAGATTGCGCTGCGGGTCGAGCAGGATATCTTCGTGATCCGCCAGCGGGGCCGTGAGGTGGCCGCCGTGGTCGGCCTGGAACACCAGGACCAGATCCGGATCGCCACCGCACTCAGCGAGGTGGCCCGGGACCTGCTCCACGCGGTCGGGGGAGCGGACGTCTCCTTCCACCTCGACGCGGGCGTCGACGGCCGGTTCCACCTCCGCACCGACCTGGCTCCGGTGGCGCCGCTGCCGGACGGCCGGTACGAGCCGCAGTCCGGCGCGGTGTCCCGGCTGGTCGACACGCTGAGCGTGTCGAGCGTCCAGGGGGCTACGGTCGTGAGGATGTCCCGACGAGTCCCGGTCAACGCGCCGACGCCAACCCCGGAGCGGCTCGCCGAGTTCCGCGCTGAACTCGGCCGCACCGCCCCGGCCAGCGCGCTGGACGAGCTGACCGTGCAGAACGGGCAGCTCATCGCGGCGCTCGACGAGGTACGCAGCCAACGCGACGAGCTGGCCGTGCTGAACGAGGAACTGGCCGAGACGAACCGGGGCGTGTTGGCGCTCTACAACCAGCTGACCGAGGAGCTGGAGGAGACCAACCGGGGCGTGGTCGCCCTCTACGCCGAGCTGGACGAGAAGTCGGCCCAACTGCGCGCGGCGAGCGAGTCCAAGAGCCGGTTCCTGGCCAACGTGAGCCACGAGCTGCGCGCTCCGGTCACCGCGATCATCGGGCTGGGGCGGCTGCTCGCCGACTCCTCCTCCGACCCGCTCACCGCCGAGCAGGCTCGCCAGGTCGGCCTGATCCGCTCCTCGGCGGCGGACCTGCTCACGCTTGTCAACGAGCTGCTCGACCTGGCCAAGGCGGAGTCCGGCCGGATCGAGCCGGACTGGGCAGAGGTGGACCTGCGCCCGGTCTTCGGCCAGCTGCGGGGCACGCTGCGCGCACTGGCCACCCGGCCGGAGGTGGAGCTGGTGGTCGAGGAGCCGCCCGCGCCGGCCGTGCTGCGTACCGACGAGGTGCTCCTCGGCCAGGTGCTGCGCAACCTGCTGCACAACGGGTTGAAGTTCACCGAGCGGGGCGAGGTGCGACTGCGGGCCCGACAGCACGACGACCGGTGGAGCTTCACGGTCAGCGACACCGGCCCGGGTATCGCCCCGGAGCTGCACGAACGGATCTTCGAGGAGTTCTACCAGGTGCCGGGGGCGACCCGGGTCGGCGGCACCGGCCTCGGCCTGCCGTACGCCCGGCGGCTGGTGACACTGCTCGGCGGGACGCTGGAGTTGACCAGCGAGCCGGGCCGGGGCAGCACGTTCACGGTTTCCCTGCCCGTGGGCGGAGTGTGA